A DNA window from Fusobacteriaceae bacterium contains the following coding sequences:
- a CDS encoding type II toxin-antitoxin system RelE/ParE family toxin, whose translation MIKSFSDKHTERLFKLGRSKKYSKELCEQALRKLFMLDKAVSEEILRKIPGNHYEKLQGRRKGESSIKINDQWRLAFRWFNGNAYEVEIVDYH comes from the coding sequence ATGATCAAGTCGTTTTCCGACAAGCATACAGAACGCTTGTTCAAACTGGGAAGAAGCAAAAAGTATTCGAAAGAACTCTGCGAACAAGCATTGCGAAAGCTCTTTATGTTGGACAAGGCAGTCAGTGAAGAAATTCTCAGGAAAATTCCGGGCAATCATTATGAAAAATTGCAGGGCCGTCGCAAAGGGGAGAGCAGCATCAAAATCAATGATCAATGGCGTCTGGCTTTCAGGTGGTTTAACGGAAACGCGTATGAAGTAGAGATTGTGGATTATCATTGA
- a CDS encoding HigA family addiction module antidote protein produces the protein MEKDRQMINVDFPTPGEILRKEFMEPLGLSVNKLANETAVSWARIHRILDGKTKMTADMSARLSEYFGLNREFWTDLQELYDARVTERMNAVKSEAIHFAMATQRK, from the coding sequence ATGGAGAAGGATCGACAAATGATCAATGTTGATTTCCCGACGCCGGGGGAAATATTGCGAAAAGAGTTCATGGAGCCCCTCGGTCTCTCGGTCAACAAACTTGCCAATGAAACGGCTGTATCTTGGGCGAGAATTCATCGCATCCTGGACGGAAAAACAAAAATGACGGCAGATATGTCCGCCCGTCTTTCAGAATATTTTGGCCTTAATCGTGAATTTTGGACAGATTTGCAGGAACTGTATGATGCCAGGGTCACGGAACGCATGAACGCGGTAAAAAGTGAGGCCATCCATTTTGCTATGGCGACGCAGAGAAAGTAG